In Pectobacterium aroidearum, the following are encoded in one genomic region:
- a CDS encoding VENN motif pre-toxin domain-containing protein, which yields MAAQYPGKTANDLTEAEKQSVSALSTLAAGLVSGLAGNSTASAASGAQSGRNAVENNYFGPNGMPKGMTDVGMSMTSLYTNTNLLDENGNVLNPITEEERQYAMHKLITGTIPEGQDPVRGLLIAWGAGASVVVAPVFLPSMLSAGTIIGGGVISGTANISNQLMGNGPFSYTDALIATGAGAVTQGRGFWFTEVVSVAGAYAGAKLQNKDPLTASIAAGIGTVVGAAGGKVITYGNKLNPIVSNRAAESVGAVVGALSSEAATSEAENQVKAIRNNQNGK from the coding sequence ATGGCCGCACAATATCCCGGCAAGACGGCGAACGACCTGACGGAAGCGGAAAAGCAGTCGGTCAGCGCGCTCTCGACGCTGGCCGCTGGGCTGGTATCGGGTCTGGCTGGCAACAGCACGGCTTCTGCCGCCAGCGGCGCACAGTCCGGGCGCAATGCGGTGGAGAATAACTACTTTGGTCCAAATGGCATGCCAAAAGGGATGACTGATGTTGGTATGTCGATGACATCGTTGTATACCAATACCAACCTGCTGGATGAAAACGGTAATGTATTGAATCCGATAACGGAAGAAGAGCGTCAGTATGCGATGCACAAGTTGATCACAGGTACGATACCGGAAGGACAAGATCCTGTCCGAGGTCTGTTAATTGCATGGGGGGCTGGAGCTTCTGTGGTTGTCGCGCCCGTATTTCTACCCAGTATGTTAAGTGCAGGCACAATAATTGGTGGTGGGGTTATCAGTGGTACAGCAAATATTAGTAATCAGTTAATGGGGAATGGTCCATTTAGCTATACAGATGCGCTGATTGCTACAGGCGCTGGTGCGGTAACGCAAGGTAGAGGATTCTGGTTTACAGAAGTGGTAAGCGTTGCTGGTGCATATGCGGGTGCAAAATTGCAGAATAAAGATCCGTTAACTGCTTCTATTGCTGCGGGAATTGGTACGGTAGTTGGTGCTGCTGGCGGTAAAGTAATCACCTATGGTAATAAGCTAAATCCTATTGTTTCAAATAGAGCTGCGGAATCTGTAGGGGCGGTAGTCGGTGCTTTGAGTTCAGAAGCAGCGACTTCTGAAGCGGAGAACCAAGTAAAGGCAATCAGGAATAATCAAAATGGTAAATAA
- a CDS encoding alpha/beta hydrolase — protein MKVANFHLFKVTMAPFEKQQFSKSIDGIHVTISAITRHGEKAPIVFLHGFGSTKEDYADIVLHPEFDGHPFLAYDAPGCGETQCNDVTSVSIPFLVKTAISMLDAMGFRECHLVGHSMGGLTALLLADQNPERVLSFTNIEGNIAPEDCFLSRQIINYPSDNAGEFFEHFIERTHFSPYFSSALYAANLPNKVHVDAVKGIFSSMVHLSDHGALMDKFLKLPCPKMFMFGEQNRSLSYLENIEKHGVLLAEVPQCGHFPMYSNPCYMWGKIAENIVLGQRQQHYSCH, from the coding sequence ATGAAAGTAGCCAATTTCCACCTATTTAAGGTCACCATGGCTCCTTTTGAGAAACAGCAATTCTCTAAATCAATCGATGGAATTCATGTCACTATCTCTGCCATAACACGTCATGGAGAAAAAGCGCCGATTGTTTTTTTACATGGATTCGGCTCGACTAAGGAGGACTACGCAGATATCGTTCTACACCCTGAGTTCGATGGTCATCCTTTTCTGGCTTATGACGCACCGGGATGTGGTGAAACACAATGTAACGATGTTACGTCAGTTTCCATCCCCTTTCTTGTAAAAACGGCAATTTCCATGCTGGATGCGATGGGATTTCGAGAATGTCATTTAGTCGGCCATTCGATGGGCGGATTAACCGCATTACTTTTGGCAGATCAGAACCCTGAACGTGTATTATCTTTTACCAATATAGAGGGAAATATCGCACCTGAAGATTGTTTTTTGAGCCGTCAGATTATAAATTATCCTAGTGATAACGCTGGTGAATTTTTTGAACACTTCATTGAAAGAACACATTTTTCGCCTTATTTTTCCAGCGCTCTCTACGCAGCTAATTTACCAAATAAAGTACACGTCGACGCGGTAAAGGGCATTTTTAGCTCGATGGTTCATCTATCCGATCACGGCGCATTGATGGACAAATTTCTCAAACTGCCATGCCCTAAAATGTTCATGTTTGGTGAACAAAATCGCTCCCTGAGCTATCTTGAAAATATAGAGAAACATGGTGTTTTACTAGCAGAAGTCCCTCAATGCGGACACTTCCCGATGTATTCCAATCCATGTTACATGTGGGGAAAAATTGCAGAAAATATAGTTTTAGGCCAGCGTCAGCAGCATTATTCTTGCCATTGA
- a CDS encoding LysR substrate-binding domain-containing protein, producing the protein MSKIDYRLIKQLYLFLAVAEEEHFGRAAARLGMSQPPLTEQIKILEQSLKLTLFERSRRGTTLSPAGKAILPQVKRFVDHMASLEKMVKEVAQGKAGVIHIGAITSAMFDVVPEFLNYFKHHYPDVTVFVNEIDSAEAISSLLSGKLDMAFVRVEGDIGQTLKSIPLTEDLLGVALPVEHPMSCNNEIRLGDLKDEAFVMSSRRVNPTYFDILTSACRENGFNPRILYEVRSVTAQIAYVSCGQGAALVPLSMSRFIPGNVRLIPLKESIKIVTAALVWNPGNGHPLVEYGVKWLTQYVANKKSVLTY; encoded by the coding sequence TTGAGTAAAATCGATTATAGATTAATCAAGCAATTGTATTTATTCCTTGCTGTTGCTGAAGAAGAGCATTTTGGTAGGGCGGCAGCGCGACTTGGGATGTCTCAGCCTCCGCTGACTGAACAGATAAAAATACTCGAGCAATCGTTGAAGTTAACATTATTCGAACGTTCACGGCGTGGGACGACCCTTAGCCCAGCCGGAAAAGCTATTTTGCCGCAGGTCAAAAGATTTGTTGACCACATGGCGTCGTTAGAAAAAATGGTGAAAGAAGTCGCTCAGGGAAAGGCCGGTGTGATTCATATAGGTGCAATTACATCGGCGATGTTTGATGTTGTCCCTGAATTTCTAAACTATTTTAAACATCACTATCCCGACGTGACTGTTTTTGTTAATGAGATCGACAGTGCTGAAGCTATTTCATCATTATTATCTGGCAAATTGGATATGGCTTTTGTCAGGGTTGAGGGGGATATTGGACAGACGCTGAAATCTATACCGCTGACAGAAGATTTATTGGGAGTCGCATTGCCTGTAGAACATCCTATGTCTTGTAATAATGAAATTCGGCTTGGCGATCTGAAAGATGAAGCATTCGTTATGTCATCACGACGTGTGAACCCGACATATTTTGATATATTGACCTCGGCTTGCAGAGAAAATGGTTTTAATCCACGAATTCTGTATGAAGTTCGTTCAGTGACGGCGCAAATTGCTTATGTGAGTTGCGGACAGGGCGCTGCTCTTGTCCCTTTGAGCATGAGTCGCTTTATTCCTGGTAATGTCCGTTTAATTCCTCTCAAAGAATCAATAAAAATAGTAACAGCTGCTTTAGTTTGGAATCCTGGTAACGGTCATCCTCTTGTTGAATATGGGGTTAAGTGGCTAACGCAATACGTGGCTAATAAGAAATCCGTATTAACCTATTAG
- a CDS encoding LysE family translocator: MNSYLSFAAIALTVVFMPGPGTVKSIANSINYGLKGSIVGISGLTIGVCAVAGLSATSLGLLLVSSPRAFKAISYCGALYLFYLGVKLWFTQSKVMTIENAKVVRKRRIFTEGVLLQFTNPNALLFFFSIFPHFIDRRQDYLLQFLSLVGIFCLAFVCAHATYATIAYKAKSIFNREDNTLLNRINAVFFILLSVYLASSS; the protein is encoded by the coding sequence GTGAACAGTTATCTGAGTTTTGCCGCTATTGCACTGACCGTTGTTTTCATGCCAGGGCCAGGAACAGTAAAGTCGATCGCCAACTCAATAAACTATGGACTAAAAGGGTCTATCGTTGGCATTTCTGGATTAACCATCGGTGTCTGTGCGGTTGCCGGGCTCTCTGCAACCAGCCTGGGGTTGCTCCTTGTCTCATCACCACGTGCCTTTAAAGCCATCTCTTATTGCGGCGCTCTTTATTTGTTCTATCTTGGTGTGAAGTTGTGGTTTACTCAAAGTAAAGTTATGACGATTGAGAATGCGAAAGTCGTTAGAAAAAGACGTATTTTCACAGAAGGCGTGCTCTTACAGTTTACAAACCCAAATGCTCTCTTGTTTTTCTTTTCTATTTTTCCTCACTTTATCGATAGGCGACAAGATTACTTACTGCAATTTTTATCTCTGGTGGGAATCTTCTGTTTAGCGTTTGTCTGTGCGCATGCAACATATGCGACGATTGCCTATAAGGCGAAGTCTATTTTTAATCGTGAAGATAATACACTACTGAATAGGATCAATGCTGTGTTCTTTATTTTATTATCTGTTTATCTGGCAAGCAGTTCTTAG